GGGTCGCAAGCGCGGCCTCGACTGTCAACGCCTAGCTCAGGCGCGCAGCCACGAGCGTCAGATCGTCGTCGAGACGAATCGCGCCGCTGTGGCCGAGCAAGCGGCGCTCGAGCGTGGCGAGGCTCGCGGCCGAGCCGTCGAAGCGCAGCGTCTGCAGCAGCGCCAGCAGGCCTTCGGAGCCCAACGGCTCGCCGCTCGCGGCGCTCTGCTCGATCGCGACGTCGCTGCAGAGCAGCAGGCGATCGCCGGGCGCCAACGCCTGGCGATGCACCTGGTAGCGCGTCCCCGCGAAGAGCCCAAGGGGCACGCCCTCGGCCTCGAGCACCGAGCCGCCCCCATCGCTGGAGAACCAGAGCGGCGGCGGGTGACCGGCGCTGGCGAAGGTGAAGGAGCGCGCGCCGAGATCGATGACCCCCGCCAAGGCGGTGGCGAAGTCCTCCGCACGCTGCAAGACACTGCGCAGACGCTCACTCATCGCCGCGAGCAGGGCCGCGGGCTCGCCCCATTGGGCGCGCAGCTCCTCCCAGAGCATACGGAGCTGCATCGTATAGAGCGCGGCCGCCACGCCATGACCCGTGACATCGGCGATCAACACGGCGTAGCGGTCGGCGTCGAGGCGATCGACGCGGTGAAAGTCGCCGCCGACGAAGTCGAGCGGCGTCGCGCGCGCCGCGAAGCTGATGCGCTGATCGGCAGGCAGGTCGAGACGCACGGCGTGGCGTTGAATCGCCGCCGCGCGCTCGAGATCGTCGAGCAACCCCGTCGAGTCGCGGAAGACCTCGACCCCACCGACCACGCGCCCTTCGAGATCACGCAAGGGCGCGACCGAAACCTCGGTAGGCAGGCGCGTGCCGCCCTTCTTACG
This genomic stretch from Pseudomonadota bacterium harbors:
- a CDS encoding SpoIIE family protein phosphatase, yielding MDREATLVEPAKLLDALADGVYATDKHRRIIYWNRAAERITGYRAEEVLGRSCFGGILAHVDKDGRRLCGCETCPLQRAISTGKASRRPLIIFARKKGGTRLPTEVSVAPLRDLEGRVVGGVEVFRDSTGLLDDLERAAAIQRHAVRLDLPADQRISFAARATPLDFVGGDFHRVDRLDADRYAVLIADVTGHGVAAALYTMQLRMLWEELRAQWGEPAALLAAMSERLRSVLQRAEDFATALAGVIDLGARSFTFASAGHPPPLWFSSDGGGSVLEAEGVPLGLFAGTRYQVHRQALAPGDRLLLCSDVAIEQSAASGEPLGSEGLLALLQTLRFDGSAASLATLERRLLGHSGAIRLDDDLTLVAARLS